One genomic segment of Leptospira wolbachii serovar Codice str. CDC includes these proteins:
- a CDS encoding ferritin-like domain-containing protein has product MKSLKKTSFIEAVAAAIEHEVQCFNFYLKLSESLPEGQIRELFSQLALDGDEHIKFIKDIYKSAEGKELPNLKQLSEIEKFHSSTIQKVMDRLDRNKNEEVKADERKAIELAIREGEDARNFYATIRNKFQDPKINLLFQKLANFNESNNSLLEAQAMAMEQSTPADQVFYWEDEELMEEVNRSSKLSPKPKASKPQTAKTKPSAKKTSKPAKPANKKSAKKAAKKAPKKAVKKTVAKPKAKPAKKKGKKK; this is encoded by the coding sequence ATGAAATCGCTAAAAAAAACATCCTTTATAGAGGCAGTTGCGGCCGCAATTGAACACGAAGTTCAATGTTTCAATTTTTATTTAAAACTTTCCGAAAGTTTACCGGAAGGCCAAATCAGAGAACTTTTCAGCCAACTTGCGTTAGATGGTGATGAGCATATTAAATTCATCAAAGACATCTATAAAAGTGCAGAAGGAAAAGAACTTCCTAACTTAAAACAACTTTCTGAAATAGAAAAGTTTCATTCTTCGACCATCCAAAAGGTAATGGATCGGTTAGATCGCAATAAAAATGAAGAAGTGAAAGCTGACGAAAGAAAAGCAATAGAGCTTGCTATCAGAGAAGGGGAGGATGCGCGTAATTTTTATGCCACCATCCGAAACAAATTCCAAGATCCAAAAATCAATTTGTTATTCCAAAAATTGGCTAACTTTAACGAATCCAATAATTCGCTTTTAGAAGCACAAGCAATGGCAATGGAACAGTCCACCCCTGCGGACCAAGTTTTCTACTGGGAAGATGAGGAGTTGATGGAAGAGGTCAATCGTTCTTCTAAGCTGTCACCAAAACCAAAAGCTTCTAAACCGCAAACGGCAAAAACAAAACCATCTGCTAAAAAAACTTCTAAACCAGCCAAACCAGCAAACAAGAAGTCGGCGAAGAAAGCTGCAAAAAAGGCACCAAAAAAAGCCGTAAAAAAAACAGTGGCGAAACCAAAAGCCAAACCCGCTAAGAAAAAAGGTAAGAAAAAATAG
- a CDS encoding lysoplasmalogenase: protein MAKEIVLFVLYSVVHLFAIATITKEDAFYLPSKIIPILILIVALFRYFPQLEKRGKLIAVGLVFSLFGDSFLALPKQGYFVFGLGSFLIAQLIYSYAFTLDSKIKPLLAIPFLLFGSSFFLVLVPKLGSLLIPVGVYISAICLMGWRAAARNSVSKPFYLGLLGALVFILSDSIIAYSMFLKPEMDRFTASMGIMVTYYIAQVLIYSATKAEELDFQSVKNT, encoded by the coding sequence ATGGCTAAAGAAATTGTTTTGTTTGTTCTCTATTCTGTTGTGCATCTTTTTGCGATCGCTACGATCACAAAAGAGGATGCCTTCTATCTCCCTTCGAAAATCATTCCCATTCTGATCCTCATTGTAGCGCTCTTTCGCTACTTTCCCCAATTGGAAAAACGAGGGAAATTGATTGCGGTTGGCCTTGTGTTTTCCCTTTTTGGAGATAGCTTTTTAGCCTTACCAAAACAAGGATACTTTGTTTTTGGGTTGGGTTCCTTTCTCATTGCACAATTGATCTACTCTTATGCGTTCACGTTGGACTCAAAAATTAAACCCCTGCTTGCAATCCCATTTTTACTCTTTGGGTCTTCTTTTTTTCTTGTACTGGTTCCAAAACTTGGATCGCTTCTCATTCCAGTTGGTGTATACATTTCAGCAATTTGTTTGATGGGTTGGCGTGCTGCTGCTAGAAATTCTGTGTCCAAACCTTTCTACTTGGGCCTACTTGGTGCATTGGTATTCATTTTATCCGATTCTATTATTGCCTATTCTATGTTTTTAAAACCAGAAATGGACAGATTCACTGCATCTATGGGAATTATGGTAACTTACTATATTGCTCAAGTGCTCATCTACTCAGCTACAAAGGCAGAAGAGTTGGATTTTCAATCTGTGAAAAATACTTGA
- a CDS encoding methylmalonyl-CoA mutase family protein — translation MNEFLFSDFPEVSTEDWKNQILKDLKGNPWDKVTWETEEGFKIEPFYRKEDTTDIPRVYKRNPGWNVTETITSESELNDLPKKGADAAILISHEEKGNPFGLKINSSTDLEKLAGLTGNLPLIVSLTTRTVSFVDSLKKLTSSHNTVLGDFDPYGIALLYGELGTEETNIGKSFSTLSGSKGFAGVGIHSYYLRDAGASIGQELAYSLSWGVDYLNRHIDVGVSIEDAASNIWFWMGIGSDYFTEIAKFRAMRILWTEILNAYKPGLGETVPALIVARTSSFQFTAYDPYVNMLRGTTAAMSAVMGGADFVSVLPFDSEYSAQQELGKRIARNSQLLLRYESFLDKVEDPAAGSYYLEVLTKKLAETAWAKFQTLETEGGFGEALKKGNIQKEIKSRADKKRDALATKKEILLGTNQYPLPSERHPELTKSLEETTKLNHFSTESTYARLAPIRLSYEFDKWRNITDAYVASGKKLPKIFLLTLGDLTMRKARAGFSSNFLGCLGYEIIDSLGFPSVKEGVARAKELGADIVVLCSSDEEYATYLSEFTSEMKTQLPNSWKLLAGYPKDLIKEAESLGIDDFIHMKRNIVEFMEKAQTKWIGK, via the coding sequence TTGAACGAATTTCTATTTTCAGACTTTCCTGAAGTTTCGACTGAGGATTGGAAAAACCAAATCCTGAAAGATTTAAAAGGCAACCCTTGGGACAAAGTCACTTGGGAAACAGAAGAAGGTTTCAAAATCGAACCCTTCTACCGCAAAGAAGATACCACTGACATTCCACGAGTTTACAAACGAAACCCCGGATGGAATGTCACGGAAACAATTACCTCTGAATCGGAATTGAACGACCTTCCCAAAAAAGGTGCCGATGCTGCGATCCTTATTTCCCATGAAGAAAAAGGAAATCCATTCGGATTAAAAATCAACTCATCTACTGACCTAGAAAAACTTGCCGGCCTTACGGGAAATCTTCCGCTTATAGTTTCTCTAACAACAAGAACGGTATCCTTTGTTGACTCACTAAAAAAACTCACGTCTTCGCATAACACTGTACTTGGTGATTTTGATCCTTATGGAATTGCACTTCTGTATGGGGAACTAGGAACAGAAGAAACAAACATTGGAAAATCATTTTCTACACTTTCTGGATCCAAAGGATTTGCTGGTGTGGGAATTCACAGTTACTACTTACGTGATGCAGGTGCTTCCATCGGACAGGAATTGGCCTATTCTCTTTCTTGGGGAGTGGATTACTTAAACCGTCATATAGATGTTGGAGTTTCCATTGAAGATGCTGCCTCCAACATTTGGTTTTGGATGGGCATTGGCTCCGACTACTTCACAGAAATCGCAAAGTTCCGAGCCATGAGAATCCTCTGGACGGAAATTTTAAATGCCTACAAACCTGGGCTTGGGGAAACCGTTCCGGCTCTCATCGTAGCAAGAACTTCAAGTTTCCAATTCACAGCCTACGATCCTTATGTAAACATGTTACGAGGAACTACAGCGGCTATGTCTGCGGTCATGGGTGGTGCAGATTTTGTTTCTGTGTTGCCATTCGACTCTGAATACTCCGCACAACAAGAGTTAGGCAAACGAATTGCTAGAAACTCACAACTTCTCCTTCGTTATGAGTCCTTTCTCGACAAAGTGGAAGACCCTGCGGCTGGATCTTATTATTTGGAAGTCCTTACCAAAAAACTAGCAGAAACTGCTTGGGCCAAATTCCAAACTTTGGAAACCGAAGGTGGATTTGGAGAGGCCTTAAAAAAAGGAAATATCCAAAAAGAAATCAAATCACGGGCAGACAAAAAAAGAGATGCCCTTGCTACCAAAAAAGAAATCCTACTTGGTACAAACCAATACCCGCTTCCCTCAGAAAGACATCCTGAGCTTACAAAATCTTTAGAAGAGACAACAAAACTGAATCACTTTTCCACTGAGTCAACTTACGCACGTTTGGCCCCCATTCGCCTTTCGTATGAATTTGACAAATGGAGAAATATTACCGATGCCTATGTGGCTTCTGGGAAAAAACTCCCAAAGATATTTTTACTTACCCTAGGTGACTTAACCATGCGGAAAGCAAGGGCCGGTTTTAGTTCGAATTTTCTCGGTTGCCTTGGGTATGAAATTATTGATTCGCTTGGATTTCCTTCGGTCAAGGAAGGAGTTGCTCGGGCCAAAGAACTGGGTGCCGACATTGTAGTCTTATGTTCGTCTGACGAAGAGTATGCGACCTACCTTTCCGAATTTACCTCGGAGATGAAGACCCAATTGCCAAACTCTTGGAAGTTACTTGCCGGTTATCCGAAAGACCTCATCAAAGAAGCAGAATCTCTCGGGATCGATGATTTCATCCACATGAAACGAAACATCGTGGAATTTATGGAAAAAGCCCAAACCAAATGGATCGGGAAATAA